One window from the genome of Parasteatoda tepidariorum isolate YZ-2023 chromosome 8, CAS_Ptep_4.0, whole genome shotgun sequence encodes:
- the LOC139426286 gene encoding uncharacterized protein, whose product MGKKSDLTEFQRGMIVGARCVGTSISKTAALVKCSRAAVVNVYKEWTIKQKTGSQRQTCGRHRVLNARSERRLARVVQRNRRATVRQIASDLNQGATVNVSERTVRRTLRRIGYGSRRLKGWS is encoded by the coding sequence AtgggaaagaaaagtgatttaactgaatttcaacGTGGAATGATTGTGGGTGCGAGATGTGTCGGAACGAGCATCAGCAAAACGGCTGCACTTGTGAAGTGTTCTAGAGCAGCAGTTGTTAATGTGTACAAAGAATggacaatcaagcaaaaaaccggATCTCAACGTCAGACTTGTGGTCGTCACAGGGTACTGAATGCTCGATCAGAGAGAAGGCTGGCCAGGGTTGTGCAGCGCAACAGGAGAGCAACAGTGCGACAAATTGCAAGTGATCTTAATCAAGGAGCAACTGTGAACGTCTCTGAACGTACTGTTCGACGCACATTGCGCCGTATAGGGTATGGAAGCAGACGACTGaaggggtggtcataa